From one Sulfurimonas sp. HSL-3221 genomic stretch:
- a CDS encoding type I restriction endonuclease subunit R, whose protein sequence is MSKQPEAVLEANLVKQLNEELGYEKVIIQDEEALKANLKRQLEKHNKTSLSNTEFGRILNHLNKGNVFEKAKILRDKFALPKDDGTTAYIEFLDSEHWCQNLFQVTQQVTIEGKYKNRYDVTLLINGLPLVQIELKRRGVELKEAFNQINRYQRHSYGYNSALFNYVQLFVISNGVNTKYYANNKKQTFKQTFFWADKENLNITQLEAFTSVFLERCHISKMICKYIVLAEVPKILMVLRPYQFHAVEAIIDRVQNSDKNGYIWHTTGSGKTLTSFKASQILVKLPHVHKVVFVVDRKDLDFQTSKEFNSFSEGSVDGTDNTKILVDQFLGRHKDKKGQHVQTDLIITTIQKLNTAISKTRYLNEMEQLRDKHVVFIFDECHRSQFGETHRNITRFFEKAQMIGFTGTPIFEENAVGNKLGKRTTADLFGERLHRYVITDAIGDDNVLKFSVEYIGRYKEKESANELDIEVEAIDTKELLESPVRIEKIVDYILSFHPRKTHSKEFTAMMCVGSVDMLTKYYETFKSKKHDLKITTIFSYSANEEDKDANGLIDFDETKVDEEHINKHSREKLDEYIDDYNAMFGTKFSTKDSQSFYNYYNDISKRVKQREVDILLVVNMFLTGFDSKSLNTLYVDKNLKYHGLIQAFSRTNRILGETKSQGNIVCFRNLKTATDDAIALFSDLDKKDKILMGPYEEYVEKFNEAFAKLIAIAPSINSVDAIIDEEKQLEFIKAFRELMRVRNILEGFADFDWNDLSMAEQLFEDYKSKYLDLYERAKSRNETEKVSVLQEIDFELELIHKDEINVAYILKLLAKYRKAKTEEQQKQRDTIVSIINAQPSLRSKRELIEKFIDDHLMHIEDDDLIDDAFEKFWDDEQIKAFDALCEEENLNKAEVNKVIDTYLYDGRSPLKDDIANTLNVKPKLLERKKIVPRVLGKIMGFVEKFYDGGGSLGSSTEKAANSSNYAHAISGNAMMAAEESEEYTEKSPKQ, encoded by the coding sequence ATGAGTAAGCAACCCGAAGCCGTCCTCGAAGCCAATCTTGTCAAGCAGCTCAACGAAGAACTGGGCTATGAAAAAGTTATCATCCAGGACGAAGAGGCCCTCAAAGCCAACCTCAAGCGCCAGCTCGAAAAGCACAACAAAACCTCGCTCAGCAATACCGAGTTCGGCCGCATCCTCAACCATCTGAACAAAGGCAACGTCTTCGAAAAGGCGAAGATCCTGCGGGACAAATTCGCCCTGCCCAAGGATGACGGCACGACGGCTTACATCGAGTTTTTGGATTCCGAACACTGGTGCCAGAACCTTTTCCAGGTCACGCAGCAGGTGACAATCGAAGGGAAGTACAAGAACCGCTACGACGTCACCTTGCTCATCAACGGCCTGCCCCTCGTGCAGATCGAGCTCAAACGACGGGGCGTCGAGCTCAAAGAGGCCTTCAACCAGATCAACCGCTACCAGCGTCACTCCTACGGCTACAACAGTGCTCTTTTCAACTACGTACAGCTCTTCGTCATCTCCAACGGCGTCAACACCAAGTACTACGCCAACAACAAGAAACAAACTTTCAAACAGACATTCTTTTGGGCGGACAAAGAGAACCTCAACATCACCCAGCTCGAAGCCTTCACCTCGGTTTTCCTCGAGCGGTGCCACATTTCCAAGATGATCTGCAAGTACATCGTGCTAGCGGAGGTGCCGAAGATTTTGATGGTGCTGCGTCCCTACCAGTTCCATGCCGTCGAGGCGATCATCGACCGGGTGCAGAACAGCGACAAAAACGGCTACATCTGGCACACGACCGGCTCGGGTAAGACCCTCACTTCGTTCAAAGCTTCGCAGATTCTCGTCAAGCTTCCCCACGTCCATAAGGTCGTCTTCGTCGTCGACCGCAAGGACCTGGACTTCCAGACGAGCAAAGAGTTCAACAGCTTCTCCGAAGGGAGTGTCGACGGCACGGACAACACGAAGATCCTCGTCGACCAGTTCCTCGGACGCCACAAAGACAAAAAGGGCCAGCACGTCCAAACCGACCTTATCATCACGACGATCCAAAAGCTCAACACCGCTATCAGCAAAACACGCTACCTAAACGAGATGGAGCAGTTGCGGGACAAGCACGTCGTCTTCATTTTCGACGAATGCCACCGCAGCCAATTTGGAGAGACCCACCGCAACATCACCCGCTTCTTCGAAAAGGCACAGATGATAGGCTTTACGGGAACCCCCATCTTTGAAGAAAACGCCGTCGGAAACAAGCTGGGCAAGCGCACGACCGCCGACCTCTTCGGCGAGCGCCTGCACCGTTACGTCATCACCGACGCCATCGGCGACGACAACGTATTGAAGTTTTCGGTGGAGTATATCGGGCGCTACAAAGAAAAAGAGAGCGCAAACGAGCTTGATATCGAAGTAGAAGCCATCGACACCAAGGAGCTGCTGGAAAGCCCCGTGCGGATTGAAAAGATCGTCGACTACATCCTCTCCTTCCATCCGCGCAAGACCCACTCAAAAGAGTTTACGGCGATGATGTGTGTCGGCAGCGTCGACATGCTCACTAAGTACTATGAGACCTTCAAGAGCAAGAAGCACGACCTCAAGATCACCACGATCTTCTCTTACAGTGCCAACGAGGAGGACAAAGACGCCAACGGGCTGATCGACTTCGACGAGACGAAAGTGGACGAAGAGCACATCAACAAGCACAGCCGCGAGAAGCTCGACGAGTACATTGACGACTATAACGCTATGTTCGGCACGAAGTTCAGCACCAAAGACAGCCAGAGCTTCTACAACTACTACAACGACATCTCCAAACGGGTGAAACAGCGTGAAGTCGACATCCTGCTCGTCGTCAACATGTTCCTCACGGGCTTCGACTCCAAGTCCCTAAACACTCTCTACGTCGACAAGAACCTAAAATATCATGGTCTTATCCAGGCCTTCTCACGTACCAACCGCATCCTGGGCGAGACGAAATCGCAGGGGAATATCGTCTGCTTCCGCAACCTAAAAACAGCGACCGACGATGCCATTGCCCTCTTCTCTGATTTAGATAAAAAAGACAAGATTCTCATGGGGCCTTACGAAGAGTACGTCGAGAAGTTCAACGAGGCTTTCGCGAAGCTCATTGCCATTGCCCCGAGCATCAATAGCGTTGATGCTATCATTGACGAAGAGAAGCAGCTGGAATTCATCAAGGCATTCCGGGAACTGATGCGGGTGAGAAATATTCTGGAGGGCTTTGCCGACTTCGACTGGAACGACCTCTCCATGGCGGAACAACTCTTTGAAGACTACAAGTCCAAATACCTTGATCTCTACGAGCGGGCCAAAAGCCGCAATGAAACGGAAAAGGTCTCTGTCCTGCAGGAGATCGACTTTGAACTGGAGCTCATCCATAAGGACGAGATCAATGTTGCCTATATCCTCAAACTCCTGGCCAAATATAGAAAGGCAAAAACAGAAGAGCAGCAGAAGCAGCGTGACACCATCGTCAGCATCATCAACGCTCAGCCCAGCCTCCGCAGCAAACGCGAGCTGATCGAGAAGTTCATCGACGACCACCTGATGCACATCGAAGACGACGACCTGATCGACGATGCGTTCGAAAAGTTCTGGGATGATGAGCAGATCAAAGCCTTCGACGCGCTCTGTGAGGAAGAAAACCTCAACAAAGCAGAAGTCAACAAGGTCATCGACACCTACCTCTATGACGGCAGATCCCCGCTAAAAGACGACATCGCCAATACGCTCAACGTCAAACCGAAACTGCTTGAACGCAAAAAGATCGTACCGAGAGTACTAGGTAAGATTATGGGCTTTGTAGAGAAGTTCTATGATGGCGGAGGGAGTCTCGGTTCTTCTACGGAGAAAGCGGCTAATTCTTCGAATTATGCCCATGCTATTTCCGGCAACGCCATGATGGCGGCGGAAGAAAGCGAAGAGTATACGGAGAAATCACCAAAACAGTAA
- a CDS encoding patatin-like phospholipase family protein codes for MGTEKAPKKISLALSGGGVRAVAHLGVVEVLQQQGYDIAAVAGSSGGALAGVLLCDGRTPREVLEIYRELRRIDLVRHFRQGGVFALKGIERLLSHHLSVTHIEDLQTPCVIAATDLTAGTIRYFDQGPIAKLAAASSSLIPFFAPVSYGGMRLGDGGFMDNMPVRALKAKGLPILGINVNAILPQEPKNVMQTTYRALILMMAANVEASKHFADAYLEVQGCAEMNIFDTSKLDDAFDAGRREAEAALEKGLLDLA; via the coding sequence ATGGGAACGGAGAAAGCGCCAAAAAAGATTTCGCTTGCTTTATCGGGCGGCGGCGTGCGCGCCGTGGCCCATCTGGGGGTCGTCGAGGTCCTGCAGCAGCAGGGGTATGATATTGCCGCCGTCGCCGGCAGCAGCGGCGGAGCCCTGGCCGGGGTGCTGCTCTGCGACGGCCGTACCCCGCGGGAGGTCCTGGAGATCTACCGCGAGCTCCGGCGCATCGACCTTGTGCGCCATTTCCGGCAGGGCGGGGTGTTCGCCCTCAAGGGGATCGAACGGCTCCTCTCGCACCACCTCTCCGTGACCCACATCGAGGATCTCCAAACCCCCTGCGTCATCGCCGCGACAGACCTGACGGCGGGGACGATCCGCTACTTTGACCAAGGCCCCATTGCCAAGCTGGCCGCAGCCTCCTCGTCGCTCATCCCCTTCTTTGCCCCCGTATCCTACGGGGGGATGCGCCTCGGCGACGGCGGTTTCATGGACAATATGCCGGTGCGGGCCCTCAAAGCGAAGGGCCTGCCCATCCTCGGCATCAATGTCAACGCCATCCTGCCCCAAGAGCCGAAAAACGTCATGCAGACGACCTACCGTGCCCTCATACTGATGATGGCGGCCAACGTCGAGGCGTCGAAGCATTTTGCGGACGCCTATTTGGAAGTGCAGGGGTGCGCAGAGATGAATATCTTCGATACATCGAAGCTCGATGATGCCTTTGACGCGGGGCGACGCGAAGCGGAAGCGGCGCTGGAAAAGGGACTACTGGATCTTGCGTAG
- a CDS encoding SDR family NAD(P)-dependent oxidoreductase → MKKSILITGCSSGIGYETALTLFRQGYDVFATARAQEDVLRLISEGLNAHQLDVTDPDSIDAALKWVLEQTGGTLYALFNNAGYGQPGALEDVPTFALREQFETNVLGLHELTRRVLPLMLAQGYGRILQHSSVLGLVSLRFRGAYNASKYAIEGLCDTLRLELEGTGVHVVTLNTGPIRSRFRDNAIKMFEKNVDTAQSRFADVYQEEVYKRKANKEEKDRFTRDADAVTRKVIRALEAERPAPRYHITGATTLLALFKRLLPTRGLDALLRKIQ, encoded by the coding sequence ATGAAAAAATCCATCCTTATTACCGGCTGCTCCAGCGGCATCGGCTATGAAACGGCCCTGACGCTTTTCAGACAGGGTTATGACGTCTTTGCCACGGCGCGTGCCCAGGAAGATGTTCTCAGGCTTATCTCGGAGGGGCTTAATGCCCACCAGCTCGATGTCACCGACCCCGACAGCATCGACGCGGCCCTGAAATGGGTCCTGGAGCAGACGGGCGGCACCCTCTACGCCCTCTTTAACAACGCAGGCTACGGCCAGCCCGGCGCCCTCGAGGACGTCCCGACCTTCGCCCTGCGCGAACAGTTCGAGACGAACGTCCTCGGACTGCACGAGCTGACCCGCCGCGTCCTCCCCCTTATGCTCGCTCAGGGGTACGGGCGCATTTTGCAGCACAGTTCGGTACTGGGACTCGTCTCGCTGCGCTTCCGCGGCGCCTACAATGCCAGCAAGTACGCCATCGAGGGGCTCTGCGACACCCTGCGCCTGGAGCTGGAGGGCACGGGCGTCCACGTCGTCACCCTCAACACGGGCCCGATCCGCTCACGTTTCCGCGACAACGCCATCAAAATGTTTGAAAAGAATGTCGACACGGCGCAGAGCCGTTTTGCGGACGTGTACCAGGAGGAGGTGTACAAGCGCAAAGCGAACAAGGAGGAGAAGGACCGCTTCACCCGCGATGCGGACGCCGTGACCCGTAAAGTTATCAGGGCCCTGGAGGCGGAGCGCCCGGCCCCGCGCTACCACATTACCGGCGCGACGACCTTGCTCGCGCTTTTCAAACGCCTGCTGCCCACCCGGGGGCTCGACGCCCTGCTACGCAAGATCCAGTAG
- a CDS encoding YwbE family protein, with protein sequence MPDPRQRKNIRFGLSVAIVLKQDQDTGRLTDGIVRDILTKSATHPHGIKVRLMSGEVGRVKEIY encoded by the coding sequence ATGCCGGACCCCAGACAAAGAAAGAACATACGCTTCGGATTGAGCGTCGCCATCGTGTTGAAACAGGACCAGGACACCGGCCGACTTACTGACGGCATCGTCCGCGATATCCTCACCAAAAGCGCCACGCATCCGCACGGCATCAAAGTACGGCTGATGAGCGGCGAAGTAGGGCGGGTGAAGGAGATTTACTAG
- the arfB gene encoding alternative ribosome rescue aminoacyl-tRNA hydrolase ArfB, giving the protein MLTISNNVSLSEDEIEIEAIRAQGSGGQKVNKTSAAIHLRFDIAASSLPPFYKERLLALTDSRITKEGIVVIKSQQHRSREQNKEEALERLVELIKSVNVSKKKRIATKPTKGSVKKRLQSKKKHGEKKKLRGKVAD; this is encoded by the coding sequence ATGCTGACCATTTCCAACAATGTGAGCCTCAGCGAGGATGAGATCGAGATCGAGGCCATCAGGGCCCAGGGCTCCGGCGGGCAGAAGGTCAACAAGACCTCCGCGGCCATCCACCTGCGCTTTGACATCGCCGCCTCCTCACTGCCGCCTTTTTACAAAGAGCGCCTGCTCGCCCTCACAGACAGCCGCATTACCAAAGAGGGGATCGTCGTCATCAAGTCCCAGCAGCACCGCAGCCGCGAACAGAACAAAGAGGAGGCTTTGGAGCGTTTAGTAGAGCTGATCAAGAGCGTCAACGTCTCCAAAAAGAAGCGCATCGCGACCAAACCGACGAAGGGGTCTGTCAAAAAAAGATTGCAGTCGAAAAAGAAACACGGAGAGAAAAAAAAGCTGCGAGGCAAAGTCGCCGACTGA
- a CDS encoding DUF503 domain-containing protein — protein sequence MIICHCDLHFELPYVHSLKGRRSITNSIKERLKSFNVSVMDISGEYPKEADIALIFLSPDARAAAQYREAIEQMLERHFPELQYGMEYDEL from the coding sequence ATGATCATCTGTCACTGCGATCTGCACTTCGAACTCCCCTATGTCCACTCTCTCAAGGGACGCCGCAGCATCACGAACAGCATCAAGGAGCGGTTGAAGAGCTTCAACGTCTCCGTCATGGATATCAGCGGCGAATACCCAAAAGAGGCCGACATCGCCCTCATTTTCCTCTCCCCGGACGCCCGGGCCGCGGCGCAATACCGCGAGGCCATCGAACAGATGCTGGAGCGCCACTTCCCCGAGCTGCAATACGGCATGGAGTATGACGAGCTGTAG
- the radC gene encoding RadC family protein, with the protein MKKLQELYKSDKPREKLLAKGPSALKAYELMAVLLGSGVPGKDVLQLSKEIVGLFDASFESLTLDDLTSIHGMGAAKAAQILAAVELSRRYLIKQHVKITSAADVYELLREYGAKKQEYFIALALDGASHLIEKRVVSIGTLNQSLVHPREVFADAVADRAAGIIVAHNHPGGQLAPSREDVAVTRRLKEAGTLLGIELLDHVILTRDGFLSLREEGML; encoded by the coding sequence ATGAAAAAGCTCCAGGAACTCTACAAAAGTGATAAGCCCCGCGAAAAACTGCTGGCAAAAGGTCCCTCTGCCCTCAAAGCGTACGAGCTGATGGCGGTGCTGCTCGGCAGCGGGGTTCCGGGCAAGGATGTGCTGCAGCTCTCCAAGGAGATCGTAGGGCTCTTTGATGCCTCTTTCGAATCCCTGACGCTCGATGACCTTACTTCCATCCATGGCATGGGCGCGGCAAAAGCCGCGCAGATCCTCGCCGCCGTCGAGCTCTCCCGGCGTTATCTCATCAAGCAGCATGTCAAAATTACCTCAGCTGCGGATGTCTACGAACTGCTACGCGAATACGGGGCCAAAAAGCAGGAGTATTTCATTGCCCTGGCTCTGGATGGAGCCTCGCACCTTATCGAGAAGCGCGTCGTCTCCATCGGGACCCTCAACCAGTCCCTCGTGCACCCCCGAGAAGTCTTCGCCGATGCCGTCGCGGACCGGGCGGCGGGGATCATCGTCGCCCACAACCATCCCGGCGGGCAGCTCGCCCCGAGTCGGGAGGACGTCGCGGTTACCCGGCGCCTCAAGGAGGCGGGGACATTGTTGGGGATAGAGCTGCTCGATCATGTTATTTTGACCAGAGACGGGTTCCTTAGTCTGCGGGAAGAAGGGATGTTGTGA
- a CDS encoding helix-turn-helix domain-containing protein, translating to MSEFQDFLKEQLKDEKFKAEWDRLELRYRVIEQILKLRMKYDLTQKQFAEKVGTTQAVISRIENGNVNIGIDFLDRVAKAFGKKVEVKLI from the coding sequence ATGAGTGAATTTCAAGATTTTTTGAAAGAGCAGTTGAAAGATGAAAAGTTCAAAGCGGAGTGGGACAGGCTGGAGCTGCGCTACAGGGTCATTGAGCAGATTCTGAAACTCCGCATGAAGTATGACCTGACGCAGAAGCAGTTTGCGGAAAAGGTCGGAACGACACAGGCCGTCATCTCCCGCATCGAAAACGGCAATGTTAACATCGGGATTGACTTTCTGGATCGTGTGGCCAAGGCGTTTGGGAAAAAAGTCGAAGTGAAGCTGATATGA
- a CDS encoding restriction endonuclease subunit S yields the protein MSHSTYPKSVQPGIPKLGKLKNGYRRVHIGDLLYEEKRPVKLKDDEDYRLITIKRSRGGIEERAIMKGKKISVQSQFKIAEGDFVISKRQIVHGACALVTSEFGGSIVSNEYSVLRTTPLIDSQYLKYLSHSVYFQQTCFHSSIGVHVEKMIFKLSDWFKWKIDIPSLDIQHKTASFLTAVDTKIEELTKKQELLEQYKKGVMQKIFSQEIRFKADDGSDFPEWEEKYLNEYLQIKATYGIVKAGNFLDSGIKMVRGGDIKNSTVNTDLPLVSEKIAKEYKRTTLQLNDIVIALVGYPGEAAIIPNELVGHNISRAVGLLRFNQNINNYFIVQYLNSHVGRKDVLKPSAGSAQQVVNLKDLNQLKLDVPCLEEQTKIADFLSSINTKIDLVAKELENVKQFKKGLLQQMFV from the coding sequence ATGAGTCATTCAACGTATCCAAAATCAGTGCAGCCAGGGATTCCAAAATTAGGAAAATTGAAAAATGGGTATCGTAGGGTTCACATCGGTGATTTACTTTATGAAGAAAAAAGACCAGTTAAACTCAAAGACGACGAGGACTATAGGTTAATTACTATAAAAAGATCGCGTGGCGGCATTGAAGAACGTGCTATTATGAAAGGTAAAAAAATCTCCGTTCAATCTCAATTTAAAATTGCAGAAGGTGATTTTGTTATTTCAAAACGTCAAATTGTTCATGGTGCCTGTGCATTAGTGACTAGCGAATTTGGTGGAAGTATTGTCTCCAATGAATACTCTGTCTTAAGAACGACGCCACTAATAGATTCACAATATTTGAAATATCTTAGTCACTCTGTATATTTTCAGCAAACTTGTTTTCACTCTAGTATTGGAGTTCATGTGGAAAAGATGATCTTCAAACTTTCAGATTGGTTTAAATGGAAAATCGACATCCCATCACTTGATATACAACACAAAACCGCCTCCTTCCTCACCGCTGTCGATACCAAGATCGAAGAGCTCACCAAAAAACAGGAGCTGCTTGAGCAGTACAAAAAAGGGGTGATGCAAAAAATCTTCTCGCAGGAAATTCGCTTTAAAGCGGATGACGGGAGTGATTTTCCGGAGTGGGAGGAGAAGTATCTGAATGAATATCTTCAGATAAAAGCTACCTATGGCATTGTAAAAGCTGGTAATTTCCTTGACTCAGGAATCAAAATGGTTAGAGGCGGAGATATCAAAAACAGCACAGTAAACACTGACTTGCCTTTAGTATCTGAAAAAATTGCTAAAGAATATAAGAGAACTACTTTACAACTTAATGATATCGTCATCGCATTAGTTGGTTATCCTGGTGAGGCTGCAATCATTCCTAATGAACTAGTTGGTCACAATATTTCTAGAGCTGTAGGGCTTTTAAGATTCAATCAAAACATTAATAATTATTTTATTGTGCAGTATCTTAATTCTCATGTCGGTCGTAAAGATGTTTTAAAACCAAGTGCTGGCTCTGCTCAACAAGTTGTAAATCTTAAAGATTTAAATCAATTAAAATTAGATGTACCTTGTCTTGAAGAACAAACCAAAATAGCCGACTTCCTATCATCTATCAACACCAAAATCGACCTCGTCGCCAAAGAGCTGGAAAACGTCAAGCAATTCAAAAAAGGACTGCTCCAGCAGATGTTTGTGTAA
- a CDS encoding type II toxin-antitoxin system RelE/ParE family toxin, translating to MEWKVEFYTDEKGAKPVKEWMLGLEASARSALMRNVDLLERMGLGIREPYVKYLEEKLYEVRAKDRSGIYRVIYFAHTGKRFVLLHGFVKKTQKTPRKEIEIAKQRMREMMK from the coding sequence GTGGAATGGAAAGTGGAGTTTTACACGGATGAGAAGGGCGCTAAACCGGTAAAAGAGTGGATGCTGGGATTGGAAGCGAGTGCCCGTTCTGCCCTGATGCGCAATGTGGATTTGCTGGAACGGATGGGCCTGGGCATACGCGAGCCCTATGTGAAGTATTTGGAAGAGAAACTCTACGAAGTCAGGGCGAAAGACCGCAGTGGCATTTACCGGGTTATTTATTTTGCCCACACGGGAAAACGGTTCGTCCTTTTACACGGGTTTGTCAAAAAGACGCAGAAGACACCCCGAAAAGAGATTGAGATTGCGAAGCAACGGATGAGGGAGATGATGAAATGA
- a CDS encoding HTH-like domain-containing protein produces the protein MDMKLITNIESAVNTASSGDKIATFHQQILLHAKELSSTGIKARDFFNIATTLDKPAYHTEYNKMMALSNKILIEDCNLCTKMTDLSHDTWYRLKFTRTNASQLKLFETTITQNLLFELAKFSEHCTFKQVKAFEAINERVNGNDIEFFVQQPNGKYLFFPMQAKVLYPSNKYEQIPYKNQNTDLINYASKKKGYPLYLLYNYSPQHTSYQHYGCSIVDAHYMKSIFNSINPTFDDLHVHSSKYIYPVASTWQSLICDSIFSKNNSYTNKIIKKVYNNEKYSLNQDEVMEEGEWKEVTLATSAKRADEDVMTRIEIIKKKEDSDFLNQGESGFDIGFAPKYKIIVSNEIDIVDTHE, from the coding sequence ATGGATATGAAATTAATAACAAACATTGAGAGTGCCGTTAATACTGCATCTTCAGGCGATAAAATTGCAACATTTCATCAGCAAATTTTACTCCATGCCAAAGAACTCAGTTCAACAGGAATTAAAGCAAGAGACTTTTTTAATATTGCTACTACATTGGATAAACCGGCATACCATACAGAATACAATAAAATGATGGCTCTTTCGAATAAGATATTGATTGAAGATTGTAACTTATGTACTAAAATGACTGATTTATCTCATGATACTTGGTATAGACTCAAGTTTACAAGAACTAATGCAAGTCAGTTGAAATTATTTGAAACAACCATAACCCAAAATTTATTGTTCGAATTAGCTAAGTTTTCTGAACATTGCACTTTTAAACAAGTAAAAGCATTTGAAGCAATAAACGAAAGAGTCAATGGAAATGATATTGAGTTTTTTGTTCAACAGCCAAATGGTAAATACTTGTTTTTTCCAATGCAAGCAAAAGTTCTTTATCCAAGCAATAAGTACGAACAAATTCCTTACAAAAATCAAAATACAGATTTAATCAATTACGCATCAAAAAAGAAAGGGTATCCTTTATATCTTTTATATAACTACAGTCCTCAACATACATCTTATCAACACTACGGATGTTCCATTGTCGATGCACATTATATGAAGAGTATATTCAACTCAATAAACCCTACATTTGATGATTTGCATGTACATAGTAGTAAATATATTTACCCTGTCGCGTCTACATGGCAAAGTCTAATATGTGATTCAATTTTTAGTAAAAATAACTCTTATACCAACAAAATAATCAAGAAGGTTTATAACAATGAAAAATATTCATTAAATCAAGATGAAGTAATGGAAGAGGGTGAATGGAAAGAAGTTACATTGGCCACATCTGCTAAAAGAGCTGACGAAGATGTCATGACAAGAATTGAGATAATTAAGAAGAAAGAAGATAGTGATTTTCTTAATCAAGGTGAGTCAGGTTTTGATATTGGATTCGCACCAAAATACAAAATTATTGTTTCAAATGAAATCGATATAGTAGATACTCATGAGTAA
- a CDS encoding OmpA/MotB family protein — protein sequence MKLIPVAAMAAVMLLSSGCVMKSTHEATLQELNQTRVQLGSAQQTIKDQRDEIERNQAQIAKDREEIAKGKSQIEFNNVELSEMEMRKLQLQQDLEAARKELGASQEQLETMKQIEAETQKRNEIYAQFVKELQKMIDGGQLTVSIEKGRIVINLPDEVLFASGSATVNKAGQEALAQIAKALAAFPDRRFQVEGHTDNVPIKSARFPSNWELSTARALSVVHLMIDEGVSADNVSAAGFGEFHPRATNETPEGRALNRRIEIIMLPNLEILSNELPKLAE from the coding sequence ATGAAACTGATTCCGGTGGCCGCAATGGCGGCAGTGATGTTGCTCAGTTCCGGCTGTGTTATGAAGAGTACGCACGAGGCGACGCTGCAGGAGCTGAACCAGACCCGCGTGCAGCTCGGTTCCGCGCAGCAGACCATCAAGGACCAGCGCGACGAGATTGAGCGCAACCAGGCGCAGATCGCCAAGGACCGCGAGGAGATCGCCAAGGGCAAGTCGCAGATCGAGTTCAACAACGTCGAGCTGAGCGAGATGGAGATGCGCAAGCTGCAGCTCCAGCAGGACCTTGAGGCGGCCCGCAAAGAGCTGGGAGCTTCCCAGGAGCAGCTTGAGACCATGAAGCAGATCGAGGCCGAGACGCAGAAACGCAACGAGATCTACGCACAGTTCGTCAAAGAGCTGCAGAAGATGATCGACGGCGGGCAGCTGACCGTCTCCATCGAGAAGGGGCGCATCGTCATCAACCTCCCCGATGAAGTCCTCTTCGCCAGCGGAAGCGCTACGGTCAACAAAGCGGGCCAGGAGGCGCTTGCGCAGATCGCCAAGGCCCTCGCCGCCTTCCCCGACCGCCGCTTCCAGGTCGAGGGGCACACGGACAACGTGCCCATCAAGAGCGCGCGCTTCCCGAGCAACTGGGAGCTCTCCACCGCCCGCGCCCTCAGCGTCGTCCACCTCATGATCGACGAGGGCGTCTCCGCCGACAACGTCTCCGCCGCTGGCTTCGGCGAGTTCCACCCCCGCGCGACCAACGAGACGCCGGAGGGGCGCGCCCTCAACCGCCGCATCGAGATCATCATGCTGCCGAACCTGGAGATCCTCTCCAACGAGCTGCCTAAGCTCGCCGAGTAA